One stretch of Maylandia zebra isolate NMK-2024a linkage group LG13, Mzebra_GT3a, whole genome shotgun sequence DNA includes these proteins:
- the slc29a3 gene encoding equilibrative nucleoside transporter 3: MDGTGPVHPSLNSSYLPNALGNHDESDEEDEESEDHSLSASLLPQNSPPPLAVRYSPEDSYYLVYIIFFLMGIGSLLPWNFFITAKHYWLYKLSNDTHHSGNEEQHSDLSDYFESYLSIASTVPSVLCLILNYVFVNRVSSRIRILSSLFVILFVFAVTTALVKVDTSNYRMGFLVVTLVSVAVVSGASNIFYGSIFGISGHFPMRISQALISGQAMGGTLSALASIADLAIAKDVTNSALVYFLTADVFILLCIITYLLLPRLAYSRHYMACSSPGGMSEDEGAGNKTPPLRPILKKIWLLGLSVFYVFSVSIMVFPAVSSGIQSVNKDSGSPWTTTYFVPLSCFLLYNVADLCGRMATAWLQVPGPTSKVLPVLVLCRSVMVPLLMLCNYQPRDHLLTVVFNHDAYPVLFNCLLGLSNGYLGTLPMIYGPKVVHRELAEATGVIMSFFLALGLAVGSALSVLIVHYI; the protein is encoded by the exons ATGGACGGTACAGGGCCTGTGCACCCCAGTCTTAACTCATCATATCTTCCTAATGCACTTGGTAACCATGATGAATCTGATGAGGAAGACGAAGAGAGCGAAGACCATAGCCTCTCTGCGTCTCTTCTCCCCCAAAATTCCCCACCACCTTTGGCTGTGCGCTATAGTCCAGAGGACTCGTACTATTTGGTGTACATCATTTTCTTTCTGATGGGCATTGGATCCCTGCTGCCTTGGAACTTTTTCATAACAGCTAAACACTACTGGCTCTATAAACTTAGCAACGACACTCATCACAGCGGCAACGAGGAGCAGCATTCAGACCTCAGT GATTACTTTGAAAGTTATCTGTCCATAGCCTCCACTGTGCCCTCTGTGTTGTGTCTGATCCTCAACTACGTTTTTGTTAACAG gGTGTCTTCAAGAATCCGAATCCTATCATCGCTGTTTGTGATCCTGTTTGTGTTCGCGGTGACCACAGCGCTGGTGAAGGTGGACACGTCAAACTACAGGATGGGATTCTTAGTCGTCACTCTGGTCAGTGTGGCCGTAGTCAGCGGAGCCTCCAACATCTTCTATGGTAGCATTTTCGGGATCAGTGGCCACTTTCCCATGAGGATCTCTCAGGCCCTCATATCAG GTCAGGCTATGGGAGGTACACTGAGTGCTTTAGCCTCAATAGCGGACCTAGCCATAGCTAAAGATGTGACAAACAGCGCTCTGGTCTATTTCCTCACGGCGGATGTCTTCATTCTGCTTTGCATCATCACATATTTGCTGTTGCCCAGGCTGGCATATTCAAG acACTACATGGCATGCAGTAGTCCAGGTGGGATGAGCGAGGatgaaggtgctggaaacaaaaCCCCACCTTTGCGACCCATCCTTAAGAAGATTTGGCTGCTCGGACTGAGTGTCTTCTATGTCTTTTCTGTCTCCATCATGGTATTCCCTGCTGTATCCTCAGGAATACAGTCTGTTAACAAGGATAGTGGCAGCCCCTGGACAACCACTTACTTTGTGCCTCTTAGCTGTTTCCTCCTGTACAACGTAGCAGATTTATGTGGCAGGATGGCCACAGCCTGGCTGCAGGTCCCTGGTCCCACAAGTAAAGTCCTGCCTGTGCTGGTGCTGTGTCGCTCCGTTATGGTACCACTCCTCATGCTCTGTAACTACCAGCCAAGGGATCACCTCCTTACAGTAGTGTTCAATCATGATGCGTATCCGGTGCTCTTTAACTGCCTGCTGGGTCTCTCTAATGGCTACTTAGGCACACTGCCAATGATCTACGGCCCAAAGGTGGTACATCGAGAGCTGGCAGAGGCCACAGGAGTGATCATGTCTTTCTTTCTCGCTCTGGGACTGGCTGTTGGATCTGCATTGTCTGTGCTCATCGTGCACTATATCTGA